Proteins from one Salaquimonas pukyongi genomic window:
- a CDS encoding cytochrome P450, protein MFYKTFLTDPSFMADPAPYLADLRQQGPLVRTRLPIIGEIWIATTQEALGLVLKDNENFSMRRADGGVTGAQWWMPRTVRLLANNMLTMDEPDHRRLRSLVDLVFRRDAVMALEPKIARLADAFSAGLFSNGEPADLQTRFARILPLAVICEMLGIPESDRVKFSRWAEGLTTVNGMLSFLAIMPGISKMRRYVAGEIARQREAPGNGLIGELVNMQAEGADISDEELTAMVFLLLVAGHETTTHVLTGGVYEILSRPGKARWLMADESRMALAVEELLRMVSAVQFTKPRNVRRDMELLGAKLSKGDVIMPMIAAANFDPDAIDEPEKLDLERRPNRHVAFGAGIHFCLGHQLARLEIACGLRALFKRWPHLALDDPNNVHWRSRAGIRALDGLMVVPG, encoded by the coding sequence ATGTTTTACAAGACGTTTCTGACCGACCCATCCTTCATGGCAGACCCGGCGCCTTATCTGGCGGACCTGCGCCAGCAAGGCCCGCTGGTGCGCACCCGACTTCCGATCATCGGCGAGATATGGATCGCCACCACCCAAGAGGCGCTGGGGCTCGTATTGAAGGATAATGAAAACTTCTCCATGCGGCGGGCAGATGGCGGTGTGACCGGCGCTCAGTGGTGGATGCCCAGAACGGTTCGCCTGCTGGCCAACAACATGCTGACAATGGACGAACCCGATCACCGGAGGCTTCGCAGCCTGGTCGATCTGGTTTTCCGCCGCGATGCGGTGATGGCACTTGAGCCGAAAATCGCCAGGCTGGCGGATGCGTTCTCAGCAGGTCTCTTTTCAAACGGGGAACCTGCCGATCTGCAAACGCGGTTTGCCCGCATCCTGCCGCTTGCGGTGATCTGCGAGATGCTTGGCATTCCAGAGAGCGACCGGGTGAAATTCAGCCGCTGGGCGGAAGGATTGACGACCGTGAACGGGATGCTGAGTTTTCTGGCTATCATGCCGGGGATCTCGAAGATGCGGCGCTATGTGGCTGGCGAGATTGCCCGTCAGCGCGAGGCGCCGGGAAACGGGCTCATCGGTGAGTTGGTCAACATGCAGGCCGAAGGCGCCGACATCAGCGATGAGGAGCTCACTGCGATGGTTTTCCTGCTGCTGGTGGCCGGTCACGAGACCACCACCCATGTGTTGACCGGCGGTGTTTACGAAATCCTTTCGAGGCCGGGTAAGGCCCGTTGGCTGATGGCGGATGAAAGCCGGATGGCGCTCGCGGTGGAAGAACTGCTGCGCATGGTATCTGCGGTACAGTTCACCAAGCCGCGCAATGTACGGCGGGATATGGAGTTGTTGGGTGCCAAGCTGAGCAAGGGTGATGTGATAATGCCGATGATCGCTGCCGCCAATTTCGATCCTGACGCAATCGATGAACCTGAAAAACTCGATCTTGAGCGGCGGCCCAACCGGCACGTTGCGTTCGGTGCCGGCATTCACTTCTGCCTCGGCCATCAGTTGGCGCGGCTGGAAATCGCCTGCGGTCTGCGGGCCCTGTTCAAGCGCTGGCCCCATCTTGCACTCGACGATCCGAACAATGTGCACTGGCGTTCGCGCGCCGGTATCCGTGCGCTGGACGGGCTGATGGTGGTACCTGGCTAG
- a CDS encoding class I fructose-bisphosphate aldolase, with translation MTERLEDIAIAMVAEGQGILAADESTGTIKKRFDSINVESTEENRRDYREMLFRAEEAMKNYISGVILFEETLFQKAEDGTPLVDLIKAAGAVPGIKVDKGAQALSGTSIEKVTEGLDGLRGRLEKYHEAGARFAKWRAVITISDNTPSHNCIHANAHALARYAALCQEAGIVPIVEPEVLMDGEHSTHDIERCQAVTEWALKEQFQELYYAGVNLEGMVLKPNMIVPGQKSGKKASVEEVAERTVRVLKNCVPASVPGIAFLSGGQSDEEATAHLSAMNAMYDMPWKLTYSYGRALQAAALKAWGGKKENVAAAQRAFAHRAKMNGMAALGTWQADLEKAA, from the coding sequence ATGACTGAACGCCTTGAAGACATTGCCATCGCCATGGTCGCCGAGGGCCAGGGCATTCTGGCAGCCGACGAATCCACCGGCACCATCAAGAAGCGGTTTGATTCCATCAATGTGGAATCGACGGAGGAGAACCGCCGCGACTACCGCGAGATGCTGTTCCGCGCCGAAGAGGCGATGAAGAACTACATCTCCGGCGTCATCCTGTTCGAGGAAACCCTGTTTCAAAAGGCTGAAGACGGCACCCCGCTGGTTGACCTCATCAAGGCGGCCGGCGCTGTTCCGGGCATCAAGGTCGACAAGGGCGCACAGGCCCTCAGCGGCACTTCGATTGAAAAGGTGACCGAAGGGCTCGACGGGCTGCGCGGCCGGCTGGAAAAATACCATGAGGCCGGCGCGCGGTTTGCCAAATGGCGTGCCGTCATCACCATCAGCGACAATACGCCGTCGCACAATTGCATTCATGCCAATGCCCACGCACTCGCCCGCTATGCTGCCCTCTGCCAGGAAGCCGGCATCGTGCCGATCGTGGAGCCGGAAGTGCTGATGGATGGTGAACATTCAACCCATGACATTGAGCGCTGTCAGGCCGTCACCGAATGGGCCCTGAAGGAACAGTTCCAGGAGCTGTACTATGCAGGCGTCAATCTTGAAGGCATGGTGCTCAAGCCGAACATGATCGTGCCTGGGCAGAAGTCCGGCAAGAAAGCCTCTGTTGAGGAAGTTGCCGAGCGCACGGTTCGCGTGTTGAAAAACTGCGTACCGGCTTCCGTACCGGGCATCGCCTTCCTTTCGGGCGGCCAGTCCGATGAAGAGGCAACGGCACATCTGTCAGCCATGAACGCCATGTACGACATGCCGTGGAAACTGACCTATTCCTACGGCCGTGCCTTGCAGGCTGCCGCACTCAAGGCCTGGGGCGGCAAGAAGGAAAATGTTGCTGCCGCCCAGCGCGCCTTTGCCCATCGCGCCAAGATGAACGGCATGGCTGCCCTTGGCACCTGGCAGGCTGATCTGGAAAAAGCGGCATAA
- a CDS encoding OmpA family protein codes for MAKSRLYLGTALAVVIAASSGGGLQSLSTANAQESQTGAEAVDCTADPAAEGCAAAEEAQAEESQVSEPAPEPQVAEEPAPEQPVEEAVEAEQPVEEAVEAEPPQEVAEPQTAEQPEQPAPEEGAQASEAASEAVTEPASETTGKTAAETVEELVEEPAEQTVEDSAEEPASDSASSADDETADETVQSETTADGGEEAVTTGKKQKKKKKKRKAKAEETEASQSDSADGGQQEETAPEGEEADEADEAETAETETGADDAESDGGDTAEAPQPSPDAPEPKAVAAEPIEEQIEKAEETQTAVVPEKITKAERKKLKKAEKKRRKKARERREELLGAAAAGAVIGALIPILGGRVVEDEGDRFVVERNGEYIVRRDDSALFRHDAERVEIEHLPRGRTRETVYRQNGSRIVTLRDAGGYVLMRKRIRRDGQEIVLFDAFEEDQRFVDYDRALPPIQITIPRDEYIVPARRYGRRQLAEILAAPPVEVLPQQFTLREVRENERLRQYVRRVDLDTVTFDSGSYYVSESQVPYLADVAGGMLDVIDENPGAVFLVEGHTDAVGPDLYNLTLSDRRAETVARILVEAYGVPPENLVVEGYGEQFLKIDTQADERRNRRVTVRNISPLLQTAGN; via the coding sequence ATGGCCAAATCCCGTTTATATCTTGGAACTGCTCTTGCCGTCGTCATTGCCGCCTCATCCGGCGGTGGGTTGCAATCGCTGAGCACAGCCAATGCACAGGAAAGCCAGACCGGAGCGGAAGCTGTCGATTGTACGGCAGACCCTGCCGCTGAAGGATGCGCGGCAGCCGAAGAGGCACAGGCAGAAGAGAGCCAGGTTTCCGAACCTGCACCTGAACCGCAGGTGGCAGAAGAGCCTGCGCCCGAGCAGCCGGTAGAGGAGGCCGTTGAGGCCGAGCAGCCGGTAGAGGAGGCCGTTGAGGCCGAGCCGCCGCAGGAGGTTGCAGAGCCGCAAACGGCGGAACAGCCAGAGCAGCCTGCTCCGGAAGAAGGGGCGCAAGCCTCAGAAGCAGCCAGTGAAGCTGTCACCGAACCTGCTAGTGAAACGACAGGGAAGACGGCAGCGGAAACGGTAGAGGAGCTGGTGGAAGAACCGGCCGAACAAACCGTAGAAGATTCAGCGGAGGAGCCGGCGAGCGACTCGGCAAGCAGTGCCGATGATGAAACTGCTGATGAAACCGTGCAGTCTGAAACCACCGCCGATGGTGGCGAGGAGGCTGTAACTACCGGCAAGAAGCAGAAGAAGAAAAAGAAGAAGCGCAAGGCAAAGGCTGAGGAAACCGAAGCTTCACAGAGCGACAGCGCCGATGGTGGTCAGCAGGAAGAGACTGCCCCCGAAGGCGAAGAAGCTGATGAAGCTGATGAAGCTGAAACGGCTGAGACGGAAACTGGTGCTGATGACGCGGAAAGTGATGGCGGCGATACCGCCGAAGCGCCGCAACCCTCACCCGATGCGCCTGAACCCAAGGCTGTTGCCGCTGAACCGATAGAAGAACAGATCGAAAAAGCGGAAGAAACGCAGACTGCAGTGGTTCCCGAGAAAATAACCAAGGCAGAGCGCAAGAAACTGAAGAAGGCCGAGAAGAAGCGCCGCAAAAAGGCGCGCGAGCGCCGCGAGGAACTGCTTGGCGCTGCTGCCGCGGGAGCTGTGATCGGTGCTCTGATTCCCATCCTTGGCGGCAGGGTGGTTGAGGATGAAGGCGACCGGTTCGTTGTGGAACGTAATGGCGAGTACATTGTGCGCCGGGACGATAGCGCCCTGTTCCGGCATGATGCAGAACGGGTCGAAATCGAACATCTGCCGCGTGGCCGCACGAGGGAGACGGTTTACCGGCAGAACGGTTCACGCATCGTGACCCTGCGCGATGCCGGCGGATATGTGCTCATGCGCAAGCGAATCCGGCGCGATGGGCAGGAGATCGTGCTTTTCGATGCGTTTGAGGAGGATCAGCGCTTTGTCGATTATGATCGCGCCCTGCCGCCGATCCAGATCACCATTCCCCGCGATGAATATATTGTTCCTGCGCGCCGTTATGGACGCCGGCAGCTTGCGGAGATACTGGCCGCGCCGCCGGTTGAAGTGCTGCCCCAGCAATTCACCCTGCGTGAAGTGCGCGAAAACGAGCGATTGCGCCAGTATGTACGGCGTGTCGATCTCGATACGGTAACCTTCGATTCCGGCAGCTATTATGTCAGCGAGTCGCAAGTGCCTTATCTTGCGGACGTTGCCGGCGGCATGCTCGACGTTATCGATGAAAATCCAGGCGCGGTGTTCCTGGTGGAAGGCCATACCGATGCGGTCGGCCCGGATTTGTACAATCTGACCCTGTCGGACCGCCGTGCGGAAACGGTTGCCCGCATTCTGGTCGAAGCCTATGGCGTTCCGCCGGAAAACCTGGTGGTCGAAGGCTATGGCGAGCAGTTCCTCAAAATCGATACCCAGGCAGACGAGCGCCGCAACCGGCGGGTGACCGTTCGTAACATCAGCCCGCTGCTGCAGACCGCCGGGAATTGA
- a CDS encoding VIT1/CCC1 transporter family protein, with protein MAELEHSHDRFAIRARLRAEAKPSYVRDFVYGGIDGAVTTFAVVAGVVGAELSATIIMILGFANLLADGFSMAAANYSGTKTVIDDIARIQAIEKRHIAEAPEGEREEVRQILASKGLDGEVLETAVARITADQRQWINLMVTEEYGLSLTQPDPLKAGLVTFSAFALCGAIPLLPFAFGVADAFVVSSGMTALTFFGIGAVKSRWSLSHWVRSGLETLAIGGGAAALAYLVGYLLRGLA; from the coding sequence ATGGCTGAACTTGAACATTCCCACGACCGATTTGCAATCCGGGCGCGTCTGCGGGCGGAGGCAAAGCCTTCCTATGTGCGCGATTTCGTTTATGGCGGCATCGACGGGGCAGTCACAACGTTTGCGGTGGTTGCAGGTGTGGTGGGCGCTGAACTTTCCGCCACCATCATCATGATCCTGGGCTTTGCCAATCTGCTGGCTGACGGATTTTCGATGGCAGCGGCGAATTATTCGGGCACCAAGACGGTGATTGACGATATTGCCCGCATTCAGGCGATTGAAAAGCGTCATATAGCAGAGGCGCCGGAAGGCGAGCGCGAAGAAGTGCGGCAGATCCTGGCTTCCAAGGGGCTAGATGGAGAGGTGCTGGAAACAGCTGTTGCGCGCATTACCGCCGACCAGCGCCAATGGATCAACCTGATGGTGACGGAAGAATACGGCTTGTCCCTGACGCAGCCCGATCCGTTGAAAGCAGGTCTGGTGACCTTTTCCGCCTTTGCCCTTTGCGGGGCCATTCCGCTGCTGCCCTTTGCGTTTGGCGTTGCAGATGCCTTTGTTGTGTCGAGCGGGATGACAGCACTGACCTTCTTTGGCATCGGTGCGGTGAAAAGCCGGTGGTCGCTTTCCCACTGGGTGCGCTCCGGGCTGGAAACGCTTGCGATCGGCGGTGGTGCGGCTGCCCTTGCCTATCTTGTCGGCTATCTGCTTCGCGGGCTTGCCTGA
- a CDS encoding SGNH/GDSL hydrolase family protein, with product MQPPTVSRFDVLFSWLAFPAYVWQGLGVRRRSTRFAPPPAKPWIESNGPDSGNPVKVLIIGDSSAAGVGVLTTGESLGGQLPGLLAEKLDRPVAVRISGNNSATAGQIRDYVVPHLAREDYDYICLNIGTNDAKNFHTGRRFCKEFGTLLYALKAKWPSATIIWAGVLDMASVPALPVLLGRILGIRSRIIDRNGKILCRERGALAPVSEWQPVAENFAVDGFHASARGYREWAEGLADYIAQLEAGSADPDPSPGG from the coding sequence ATGCAACCGCCGACCGTATCCCGTTTTGACGTACTCTTTTCCTGGCTCGCCTTTCCAGCCTATGTCTGGCAGGGGCTGGGCGTGCGCCGCCGTTCAACACGGTTTGCCCCGCCGCCCGCAAAACCGTGGATTGAAAGCAATGGGCCCGATTCAGGCAACCCCGTGAAAGTGCTGATCATCGGTGATTCATCCGCCGCCGGCGTTGGCGTCCTGACCACCGGGGAAAGCCTGGGGGGACAATTGCCAGGCTTACTGGCGGAAAAACTTGATCGCCCGGTGGCGGTTCGTATTTCCGGCAACAACTCGGCAACCGCCGGCCAGATTCGCGACTACGTCGTGCCGCATCTGGCACGGGAAGATTATGACTATATCTGCCTCAATATCGGCACCAACGACGCCAAAAATTTTCACACTGGCCGCCGCTTCTGCAAGGAATTCGGCACGCTGTTATATGCACTCAAGGCGAAATGGCCTTCAGCGACCATAATCTGGGCCGGCGTGCTCGACATGGCGAGTGTCCCGGCACTGCCGGTGCTGCTCGGAAGAATTCTCGGCATCCGCTCACGCATCATCGACAGAAACGGCAAGATACTCTGCCGTGAGCGCGGCGCTCTGGCACCTGTTTCGGAGTGGCAGCCGGTTGCCGAAAATTTCGCGGTTGACGGCTTCCACGCCTCTGCAAGGGGATACCGGGAATGGGCCGAAGGCCTTGCCGATTACATCGCGCAGTTGGAAGCAGGCAGCGCAGATCCTGACCCTAGTCCCGGCGGCTAA
- a CDS encoding GFA family protein codes for MTYRRAQCSCGQLFAECEGEPERVSLCHCRACKQRTGSSFGNAAFYRLEKARLHGVSKVHVRISESGYAVKHHFCPECGSTVYWYPERMPELVAVGVGAFSDPEFPAPAQEVHCDSRDAWLPDFLFSRRD; via the coding sequence ATGACCTACCGGCGGGCCCAGTGCAGTTGCGGCCAGTTGTTTGCCGAATGTGAAGGCGAACCGGAACGTGTTTCGCTTTGCCATTGCAGGGCGTGCAAGCAGCGTACGGGCAGCAGTTTCGGCAATGCCGCTTTTTACCGGCTTGAGAAAGCGCGCTTGCATGGTGTTTCAAAGGTCCATGTTCGGATCAGCGAAAGCGGCTATGCGGTCAAGCACCATTTTTGCCCGGAATGCGGCAGTACGGTGTATTGGTATCCGGAGAGAATGCCCGAACTCGTTGCAGTCGGTGTCGGTGCATTTTCCGATCCGGAATTTCCGGCCCCGGCACAGGAAGTTCATTGTGACAGCCGGGATGCGTGGCTGCCGGATTTCCTCTTTAGCCGCCGGGACTAG
- a CDS encoding propionyl-CoA synthetase, whose amino-acid sequence MASTYHDVYEGWKADPEGFWKEQAGEIDWFTPFDKVFEPDEGVYGRWFTGATCNTCYNAVDRHVERGRAGQAAIIYDSPITGSQRTITYEELKDEVEALASVMQEKGVAAGDRVIIYMPMVPEAAFAMLACARLGAIHSVVFGGFAARELATRIDDATPKMIISASCGIEPNRVVAYKPLLDEAIEMSASKPETCIVLQREQHGCDLIPGRDIDYAKAVGAARSAGAEVPCVPVAATDPLYILYTSGTTGQPKGVVRDNGGHMVALKWTMKAIYNVEPGEVYWAASDVGWVVGHSYIVYAPLLHGCTTVLFEGKPVGTPDAGTFWRVISEHKVSTLFTAPTAFRAIKKEDPEGKLIDDYDMSGFRALFLAGERADPDTIQWAEQKLSVPVYDHWWQTETGWTIAGNPVGLGALPVKYGSPTVAMPGYDIQVLDDAGHPVKTGELGNVVVKLPLPPGCLPTLWNADKRFREAYLEEIPGYYKTADAGIIDDEGYLFIMARTDDIINVAGHRLSTGGMEEVIAGHKDVAECAVIGVADKMKGQMPVGFCILNAGVDRDPAEIEREIIALVREKIGPVAAFKTAVMVPRLPKTRSGKILRATMQKIADGMEWKMPATIDDPAILDEITDALKERGLAS is encoded by the coding sequence ATGGCTTCGACCTATCACGACGTCTATGAGGGATGGAAAGCAGACCCGGAAGGCTTCTGGAAAGAGCAGGCTGGCGAGATCGACTGGTTCACACCGTTCGACAAGGTGTTCGAGCCCGATGAAGGCGTTTATGGCCGGTGGTTTACCGGCGCGACCTGCAACACCTGCTACAATGCCGTCGACCGTCACGTGGAGCGTGGACGCGCCGGTCAGGCCGCCATCATCTATGACAGTCCGATCACCGGCAGCCAGCGAACCATTACCTATGAGGAATTGAAAGACGAGGTCGAGGCGCTCGCCAGCGTTATGCAGGAAAAGGGCGTTGCCGCCGGCGATCGGGTCATCATCTACATGCCGATGGTGCCGGAGGCAGCCTTTGCCATGCTTGCCTGTGCCCGCCTTGGCGCCATTCACTCCGTGGTTTTTGGTGGATTTGCCGCCCGTGAGCTTGCCACCCGCATTGACGATGCGACCCCGAAAATGATCATTTCGGCCTCCTGCGGCATCGAACCCAACCGCGTCGTTGCCTACAAGCCGCTGCTGGACGAAGCCATCGAAATGTCGGCCTCCAAGCCCGAGACCTGCATCGTTCTGCAGCGCGAGCAGCACGGCTGCGATCTCATCCCCGGCCGCGACATCGACTACGCAAAGGCAGTAGGTGCAGCCCGCTCGGCAGGCGCCGAAGTTCCCTGCGTTCCGGTTGCTGCCACCGATCCCCTCTACATCCTCTACACTTCCGGCACCACCGGCCAGCCCAAGGGCGTGGTGCGCGACAATGGCGGCCACATGGTGGCGCTCAAATGGACGATGAAGGCAATCTACAATGTGGAGCCGGGAGAGGTCTACTGGGCAGCTTCCGATGTCGGCTGGGTCGTGGGCCACTCCTACATCGTCTATGCGCCGCTGCTGCATGGCTGCACCACGGTCCTGTTCGAGGGCAAGCCGGTCGGAACACCTGATGCCGGCACGTTCTGGCGGGTGATTTCCGAACACAAGGTATCGACGCTGTTCACCGCACCGACAGCCTTCCGCGCCATCAAGAAGGAAGACCCGGAAGGCAAGCTGATCGACGACTATGACATGTCGGGCTTCCGGGCGCTGTTTCTTGCAGGGGAGCGGGCCGACCCCGACACCATCCAGTGGGCCGAGCAGAAATTGAGCGTCCCGGTTTACGACCACTGGTGGCAGACCGAGACAGGCTGGACCATTGCAGGAAACCCAGTTGGCCTTGGTGCCCTGCCGGTCAAATACGGTTCACCGACCGTCGCCATGCCCGGCTACGACATCCAGGTGCTTGACGATGCCGGCCATCCCGTGAAAACAGGCGAACTGGGCAATGTCGTCGTCAAACTGCCCCTGCCGCCGGGCTGCCTGCCGACACTGTGGAATGCCGACAAGCGCTTCCGCGAAGCCTATCTTGAGGAAATTCCCGGCTACTACAAAACGGCCGATGCCGGCATTATCGACGATGAAGGCTATCTCTTCATCATGGCCCGCACCGACGACATCATCAATGTGGCCGGCCACCGCCTCTCAACCGGCGGCATGGAGGAAGTCATCGCCGGGCACAAGGACGTTGCCGAATGCGCAGTGATCGGGGTTGCCGACAAGATGAAGGGACAGATGCCGGTCGGCTTCTGCATCCTTAATGCCGGCGTCGACCGTGACCCTGCCGAAATCGAGAGGGAAATCATCGCCCTGGTGCGCGAGAAAATCGGCCCGGTCGCAGCCTTCAAGACAGCGGTTATGGTGCCGCGGCTTCCCAAGACACGCTCCGGCAAAATCCTGCGCGCGACCATGCAGAAGATTGCTGACGGCATGGAGTGGAAAATGCCGGCAACCATCGATGATCCGGCAATCCTCGACGAAATTACCGACGCGCTGAAAGAACGCGGGCTGGCATCCTAA
- a CDS encoding FKBP-type peptidyl-prolyl cis-trans isomerase, with translation MTQVKTGDTVRIHYSGTLADGTQFDSSKGRDPLEFVVGSGQIIPGLDQAIPGMAVGDTKTVDVAADQAYGAVNPSAIQSVPRSQVPPEIELEVGMQLQIQAPDGRTVPVTVSGMDEESVTLDMNHPLAGEDLSFDIELVSIDKT, from the coding sequence ATGACCCAGGTCAAGACGGGTGACACCGTGCGCATACATTATTCCGGCACGCTGGCCGACGGCACCCAGTTCGACAGCTCAAAGGGCCGCGACCCGCTGGAATTCGTGGTTGGCTCCGGCCAGATCATTCCCGGACTGGATCAGGCGATCCCCGGAATGGCGGTTGGTGACACGAAAACCGTCGATGTTGCTGCCGATCAGGCCTACGGCGCTGTCAATCCGTCGGCGATCCAGAGCGTGCCGCGCTCACAAGTGCCGCCGGAAATCGAACTTGAAGTCGGCATGCAACTGCAAATTCAGGCGCCGGACGGACGCACTGTTCCTGTGACGGTAAGCGGAATGGACGAGGAGAGCGTGACGCTGGACATGAACCACCCCCTGGCCGGCGAGGATCTGTCTTTCGACATCGAACTTGTTTCCATCGACAAAACTTAG
- a CDS encoding cupin domain-containing protein, translating to MELNADFSQRVVIRPEDYKWTASPAPGVERMMLERVGGEVARATTIVRFAAGSHFAAHTHDGGEEFLVLDGVFSDESGDYPAGSYVRNPIGTSHTPRTAQGCTMFVKLHQFSASDTEQFSLDTRSMRFVEGLADGLTMLPLHSTANENVVLVKWEPGARMVSHDHWGGEEVLVLEGRLQDEHGDYPKGTWIRNPHMWRHAPFSQDGCLAYVKTGHLELTGF from the coding sequence ATGGAACTCAATGCAGATTTTTCCCAGCGGGTGGTAATTCGTCCGGAGGACTACAAGTGGACGGCCTCTCCGGCGCCCGGTGTCGAGCGAATGATGCTTGAACGGGTTGGTGGTGAGGTTGCGCGGGCAACAACCATCGTACGGTTTGCGGCAGGCTCGCACTTTGCAGCGCATACCCATGACGGTGGCGAGGAATTTCTTGTGCTGGACGGGGTCTTTTCCGATGAAAGCGGCGATTACCCGGCAGGCAGCTATGTGCGCAATCCGATTGGCACCAGCCACACACCCCGCACCGCGCAAGGATGCACGATGTTCGTGAAACTGCATCAGTTTTCAGCCAGTGATACCGAACAGTTTTCGCTCGATACCCGCAGCATGCGTTTTGTTGAGGGTCTGGCAGACGGCTTGACCATGCTGCCATTGCACAGCACAGCCAATGAGAATGTCGTGCTTGTCAAATGGGAGCCGGGCGCCCGCATGGTTTCCCATGACCATTGGGGCGGAGAAGAGGTGCTGGTGCTGGAAGGCAGGCTGCAGGACGAGCACGGGGACTACCCCAAAGGCACCTGGATACGCAATCCGCACATGTGGCGCCATGCGCCGTTTTCGCAGGATGGCTGTCTAGCCTATGTGAAAACCGGCCATCTGGAACTGACCGGTTTTTAA
- a CDS encoding SDR family NAD(P)-dependent oxidoreductase has product MPNLENKIAIVTGAAQGIGYAIAERLLREKAKVIIADVNDSKGQEAAKTLSKINSCTYIHCDVSQKLDVHNLVASALDLHDRIDILVNNAGMLIAGEFLELNEEDFDRVLSVNLKGAFLCGQAVAKHMVEQVGKGQEPGAIINMSSVNAVFAIPNQVPYSVSKGGINQLTKVMALSLAEHGIRVNAIGPGSIMTDMLASVANDKAARHKVLSRTPMGRIGDPAEIASIVAFLASGDASYVTGQTIYADGGRLGLNYTVPVKEDG; this is encoded by the coding sequence ATGCCAAATCTGGAAAACAAGATCGCCATCGTCACCGGAGCAGCACAGGGCATAGGATACGCCATTGCCGAGCGCCTGCTGAGGGAAAAGGCGAAGGTCATCATTGCCGATGTCAACGATTCGAAGGGCCAGGAAGCCGCCAAAACCCTGTCCAAGATCAACTCCTGCACCTACATCCACTGCGATGTCAGCCAGAAGCTGGACGTTCACAACCTTGTTGCATCTGCACTCGACCTGCACGATCGCATCGATATTCTGGTCAACAATGCCGGCATGCTGATCGCCGGTGAATTTCTTGAACTCAATGAGGAAGATTTCGACCGGGTACTTTCCGTCAACCTGAAAGGCGCCTTCCTGTGTGGCCAGGCCGTGGCAAAACACATGGTGGAGCAGGTAGGCAAAGGCCAGGAGCCGGGCGCCATCATCAACATGTCCTCGGTAAACGCAGTGTTCGCGATTCCCAATCAGGTTCCCTATTCGGTTTCCAAGGGCGGCATCAACCAGCTTACAAAGGTCATGGCACTGTCCCTTGCCGAACATGGCATTCGCGTCAACGCGATCGGCCCGGGATCGATCATGACCGACATGCTTGCGTCGGTGGCCAACGACAAGGCAGCCCGTCACAAGGTCCTCTCGCGCACCCCGATGGGCCGTATCGGCGATCCGGCGGAAATCGCCTCCATCGTTGCCTTCCTTGCCTCTGGTGATGCGAGCTACGTCACCGGGCAGACCATCTACGCCGATGGCGGAAGGCTTGGGCTGAACTATACCGTTCCGGTGAAGGAAGACGGGTAG
- a CDS encoding VOC family protein yields the protein MSDAPKNTAVWFEIPVTDLDAAQRFYEDVLAISMTRNNDGPNPMVMFSSMSDEGVSGHLYPGEPAGAGNGNTIHLAVADPLEKVMERVTAAGGQVVSPAIDIPGGRFFYAVDPAGNSIGLFN from the coding sequence ATGTCCGATGCACCAAAAAACACCGCCGTCTGGTTTGAAATTCCCGTCACCGATCTCGATGCCGCACAGCGCTTCTATGAGGATGTTTTGGCGATTTCGATGACCCGAAACAATGACGGGCCCAATCCCATGGTGATGTTTTCGAGCATGTCAGATGAAGGCGTGTCGGGGCATCTATATCCAGGCGAACCTGCAGGTGCCGGCAATGGTAACACCATTCACCTTGCCGTCGCCGATCCCCTGGAAAAGGTGATGGAACGGGTAACGGCCGCCGGCGGCCAGGTCGTGTCCCCGGCCATCGATATTCCCGGCGGACGGTTCTTCTATGCCGTCGATCCGGCCGGCAATTCCATCGGCCTGTTTAACTAA